The following nucleotide sequence is from Campylobacter coli 76339.
TCGACTATACGAAAACACTCCTAAGTGCGGGGACTTACACAGCTAGAGTTGCTAAATGCGTGGGTAGGATAGCTCAAGTTTATGGATATGAGATAAATATTAATTTCTTTTTTCATCATATCACTTTAAATATTGTAGATATTGAAGATAATTCCATACAAAGAACTTATGTAATACCTAATCATCATGCACATATTAATTTTAAGCTCATTTTTGAATTAAGTGCTTTAAGTTGGGCTATATATGATCATAAATACGAACTTGAAAAAGCAAAATCAGTCTTTAATACTATAAGCATTCAAAAAAAACATTCTTATATCTTAAATCTTTTATTTGTCTCTATGGCTAATTCAGGTTTTTGTAGGCTTTTTGGTGGGGATTTTGGCGCGGGGATTTTGGTATTTTTTGCGACTTTTTTGGGACTGCTTTTAAGATTTGCTCTTACTAAGGTGAAAATAGATTTAAGAATTCAATACATTCTTTGTTCTTTTGTTTCTTCTTGGTTTGTATTTTTGGGCTTGGATATGGGGTATACAAACACTTCAGATGCGGCACTTGGTTCTAGTATTTTATATCTTATACCAGGGGTGTTTTTTATCAATTCTATAATCGATATATTAAAAGATCATATTTTAATGGGTTTGAGTCGTATTATCAGTGTAGCTATTTTGATTTGTTGTATCGCTCTTGGAATTTATATAACTCTTAGTATTTCAAAATTCGGGATTTTGCAATGATTGAATTTGTCTTAAAAGATATGTTTTTTGCTGCTATGGCTGGATTTGGTTTTGCATATGCTTGCAATCCTCCTTTAAAAACTCTTATTTTATCCGCACTCTTGGCAGCTATTGCCCATGGACTTCGTTTTACTTTGATAGAGTATTTTCATTTTGAAACTTTAGCAATTGCAACTTTTGTAGCTTCTTTTTGTGTGGGTTGTTTGGGTATTGCTTTGGCTAAGATTATTAAAACTCCTGCTGAAATTATTGCTTTTCCTGCGCTTATTCCTATGATACCAGGTATTTATGCTTATAAGGCTATTTTATATCTTATCTCTTTTATCCGTAGCGATGATTTGAAGGCCAAGTCTGAATTTTTAGTGCATTTTTTTGATTATTTTTTTACAACACTTTCGGTAACTTTGGCTTTGGCTATAGGAGTAAGCGTTACTTTGCTTATATTTTTTGAGCAAAGTTTTATGATGACAAGGCATGCTAAAAAGCATTGATTTTTGTTTAATTTTTCTTATTATAATTTTGAAAATTTTATAAAAAAGGAAAAATATATGTTGTGTCCTGTTTGTAATGTTGATTTAGTGATGAGTGATAGAAGTGGAGTTGAGATTGATTATTGTCCAAAGTGTCGCGGTGTTTGGCTTGATCGCGGAGAGCTTGATAAAATTATAGAACGCAGCACTCCTAATACAGCAAGTTTTAACCAAGCTCCAAGACAAGAGCCTAGATATAATGATCATTCCTATAGTCACCAAAGTCACGATCATTATTATAAAAAGAAAAAAAGAGAAAGCTGGCTAGGCGAACTTTTTGATTTTTAATTTTTATGAAAAATATAAATCTTTATATCCTTTTTAGTTTAATATCTTAAAATATCAGGCAAAAAGGATATAAAATGTATGAATTTTTATCGCATGAGCCTTTAAAAAAGGCTTGCAATCATGTTCATGAACATAATCATCACGAACATTCCCATCATCATGCTGATGCAAGAAGTATGGATAAGAAAATATTAAAAATTTCTCTTTTGATGACTTTTTTGATGATGTTGGTTCAATTTATATATTCTTTACTTTCTAATTCTCTTGCACTTTTAAGTGATACTTTACATATGTTTTCAGATGTTTTTGCTCTAACGCTTAGCTTTTTAGCCATTATCGCTATAGAAAAATGGCAGGATCATCAAAAGACTTTTGGTTATTTTCGCTTAGAAATTTTGGTTGCATTTATCAATGCTTTAACTATCATCTTATCTGCGATTTTTATTATCTATGAAGCTATAGAAAAGCTTATAAATCCAAGCAGTATCGATGCTAAAACTATGATCATAGTAGCTGTTTTAGGTTTTTTAGTCAATGCTATAAATGCTTTTATGATGTTTAGAGGTGCAAATTTAGAAAATGTCAATATGAAATCAGCCTTTTTGCATATGATGAGTGATTTACTGGGCTCTTTGGTGGTGATTATAGGTGGTATCGCTGTATATTTTAGTGGCATAGTTTATATAGATACGATTTTAGCTATTATTTTATCGCTCTTACTTTTAAGATGGGCTATAACACTCCTTAAGCAAAGTGTAAATATTTTGCTTGAAACTTCTCCTGTAGATATAGAAGAGGTAAAACAAGCTTTGCTTTTAAATTCTAAAGTAGAAGAGGTGATTGATTTGCATATCACGCAAATTACCAATAAAATGCTAGTAGCTTCTATGCATTTACGAGTTAATATTGATGATTTAAAAGAATTTGAACAATTATCTTACGATTTATCACATGATTTGTTGCACCGATTTGAAATAGGGCATATTACCATTCAACCTTTAAGGAGTAAAAATGAAATTTAAAGTCGCAAATATCAATTGTCAAAATTGTGCAAATTTGATTAAAAATTCTTTAGAAGATGTTTTTGGAGAGATCAAGATAGATCTTGATACGAATCCACGCACACTAAGTTTAAATTTAGATAGTTCAAGAGAAGAAGAATTTAAAAAAGAACTCAGTGAGCTTGGTTTTGAAGTTTTAGAAAAGATTGAATAATGCAAGAATTTCGTGTAAAAATAGGCAAAATGACTTGCGTAAATTGCTCTAATGCCATAGAGCGTGCTTGTAAGAAAATACAAGGAGTAAGTGACGCAAGTGTTTCTTATGTGAATTCTAGTGGAGTGTTTTTGCTCGAAGATGAAGCAAGGAGTCAAGATGTGGTTAAAAAAATTCAAAATCTTGGCTTTGAGATTTTGGAAAATGAGCAAAATTTGGAAGAATACCGCAAAAAAGAACTCATTGCTTTGCGTAAAAATTTGCTTTTAAGTATAGTTTTAAGTGCTTTGATTATGTATTTTGAGATGTTTGATACAAGCTTTTTAAGTCAAAATATGCAAATGCTTTTAAGTTTTTTTGCGATTTTTTATTGCGGTAGGACTTTTTTCTCTCATGCGATTAAGGGTTTAAAAAATTGGAATTTAGATATGAATACTCTAATCGCTTTAGGTTGTATCAGTGCCTTTGCTTACTCTTTTTGTATATATTTAAATCTTTTTGAAGATGAAAAGCACCTTTATTTTAGTGGTGCAGCTATGATTATAAGTTTTGTGCTTTTGGGCAAATTTTTAGAGACAAATGCTAAATTTAAGGCTTTAAATTATCAAAAAAGACTCAATGAAATTGATATAAAAAAGGCTAAAATTTTAAACGAAGCAGGAGAGCTTAGCGAAATTCCAAGTGCTTTTGTTAAAAATGGAGATATTATAGCAGTAAGTGAGGGCGAAAGCGTAGCGGTTGATGGGGTAGTGATCCAAGGTAAGGCCGAGATTGATACGAGTTTTTTAAGTGGAGAATTTTTACCTAGTAGTGTAAGGGTTGATGATGAGATAAAAGCAGGTTCTATACTTTTAAATGGAAATTTGCATATAAAAGCAAGTAAAAAAGCCATGGATAGTACCTTAGAGCAGATTAAAGATCTTGTCTTTAAAGCAGGAAATATCAAAACTCCTTTGGAAAATTCAGTCGATAGAATTTCTAGATATTTTGTCATTACAATTATCGCTTTTGCCTTGGCAGTTTTTGTATTTTGGAGTTTTAAAGCAGGCACAAGTGAGGCTTTTTTACATGCTTGTGCAGTTCTTTTAATCTCTTGTCCTTGTGCTTTAGGGCTTGCAACTCCTATCGCTTTAATCACTGCTCAAGGTGCGGCGATGAAAAATTTTATCTTAATTAAAAACCCTGCTGCTTTAGAAAATTTAAATAAGATCAAGACAGCTTTTTTTGATAAAACAGGCACTTTAACGCAAAACAATCTAGAACTTTTTAGGCACAATTTAAATGCTAAAGATTTTCAAATGCTAGCCTTAATTGAAAGCTCAAGTTCTCATCCTATCGCTAAGGCTATCTTTAAAGCTTCTAAGATAAAAGCTCAAATTTTAAAAGAAAGCAGTGAAATTTTTATAGGCAAGGGTGTAAAATACACAGAAGAAAATGAAGAATACTTGCTAGGAAATTTAAAATTCATGCAAGAGAATGGGGTGAAAAATTTAGAAAAGGTAGATGAATTTTTACAAGGCTTAAAAGAAGAAGCCTTAATTTGTGTGTATTTTTCTAAAAATGGTGAGTGCTTAGGGGTGCTTACTTTAAAAAATACCCTAAAAGAAGGAGCTAAAGAGCTTATAGAGGATTTTAAAAAGCAAAAAATTCAAAGCATTATTTTAAGTGGAGATAATGAAAAAAGCGTACAAGGTGTCGCAAATTTATTGGGTATTGCTGATTTTAAGGCAGGATTGTTACCTGAAGAAAAATTGCAAATCATTAAAGAACATAAGCAAAATTCACTTTTTGTAGGAGATGGGATTAATGATGCGGCTGCTTTAAATTTGGCGAGTGCGAGTATGAGTTTTAAAGAGGGAAGTGATTTGGCTAAAAATGCTGGAGATTTTATACTTATGAAAGATGATCTAAGGCTTATTTCTTGGTGTTTTAAGCTTGCTAATAAGACAAAAAATATTATCAAACTCAATCTTTTCTGGGCATTTTTTTATAATATTCTTTGTATTCCTGTAGCCGCAGGCTTTGTGCCTTTTATCACTTTAAGCCCTCATTTGGCAGCGCTTGCAATGTGTTTTAGTTCGCTTTGTGTAGTGCTTAATTCTCTAAGGCTTAGAAAAGTCTAAATCTTAGAGTTTTAGTTTTCTATTTTAGGCTCGCCAAAATATTCTCTTAAAGCTTCTTTTGTATCCTCTTGAGGATCAAATTTCTTTGCTCCTTGTTTTAGCTCATTAAAAGAAGAGTGAAGATCTATTTTTTTAGGGCTTTGCGCTTCATTATTTTGTTGAGGTAGTTCTTGGGTCAAGGATTGTAATTTGCTCTCATCTATAATAATTGCTTTTTGTACAGCAATTTTAGCATCGGAGCCAAAATGATTTCTAAAAAGTTCTTGGATTAGTTTAAAGCCCTTATTAAGCTTATCGCGATTGCTTCCTTGTGCGTTTGAGCTAATAGTCAAAATTTCATTTTCATAACTTATAAATCGAGTGCTTTGTTTAAAACATTCTCCAAGTTCATAATCCCTATCGTAGATTTTATCAAGTAAAATTTCATATGCATTTTTAATCGGTGATGATTTTTGAAATTCTACTACTATAGGGGTTTTTATTTCTTG
It contains:
- a CDS encoding membrane protein, which translates into the protein MQKPDIQSLTNFLIDYTKTLLSAGTYTARVAKCVGRIAQVYGYEININFFFHHITLNIVDIEDNSIQRTYVIPNHHAHINFKLIFELSALSWAIYDHKYELEKAKSVFNTISIQKKHSYILNLLFVSMANSGFCRLFGGDFGAGILVFFATFLGLLLRFALTKVKIDLRIQYILCSFVSSWFVFLGLDMGYTNTSDAALGSSILYLIPGVFFINSIIDILKDHILMGLSRIISVAILICCIALGIYITLSISKFGILQ
- a CDS encoding membrane protein, which gives rise to MIEFVLKDMFFAAMAGFGFAYACNPPLKTLILSALLAAIAHGLRFTLIEYFHFETLAIATFVASFCVGCLGIALAKIIKTPAEIIAFPALIPMIPGIYAYKAILYLISFIRSDDLKAKSEFLVHFFDYFFTTLSVTLALAIGVSVTLLIFFEQSFMMTRHAKKH
- a CDS encoding Cobalt-zinc-cadmium resistance protein CzcD yields the protein MYEFLSHEPLKKACNHVHEHNHHEHSHHHADARSMDKKILKISLLMTFLMMLVQFIYSLLSNSLALLSDTLHMFSDVFALTLSFLAIIAIEKWQDHQKTFGYFRLEILVAFINALTIILSAIFIIYEAIEKLINPSSIDAKTMIIVAVLGFLVNAINAFMMFRGANLENVNMKSAFLHMMSDLLGSLVVIIGGIAVYFSGIVYIDTILAIILSLLLLRWAITLLKQSVNILLETSPVDIEEVKQALLLNSKVEEVIDLHITQITNKMLVASMHLRVNIDDLKEFEQLSYDLSHDLLHRFEIGHITIQPLRSKNEI
- a CDS encoding Lead, cadmium, zinc and mercury transporting ATPase ; Copper-translocating P-type ATPase, whose product is MQEFRVKIGKMTCVNCSNAIERACKKIQGVSDASVSYVNSSGVFLLEDEARSQDVVKKIQNLGFEILENEQNLEEYRKKELIALRKNLLLSIVLSALIMYFEMFDTSFLSQNMQMLLSFFAIFYCGRTFFSHAIKGLKNWNLDMNTLIALGCISAFAYSFCIYLNLFEDEKHLYFSGAAMIISFVLLGKFLETNAKFKALNYQKRLNEIDIKKAKILNEAGELSEIPSAFVKNGDIIAVSEGESVAVDGVVIQGKAEIDTSFLSGEFLPSSVRVDDEIKAGSILLNGNLHIKASKKAMDSTLEQIKDLVFKAGNIKTPLENSVDRISRYFVITIIAFALAVFVFWSFKAGTSEAFLHACAVLLISCPCALGLATPIALITAQGAAMKNFILIKNPAALENLNKIKTAFFDKTGTLTQNNLELFRHNLNAKDFQMLALIESSSSHPIAKAIFKASKIKAQILKESSEIFIGKGVKYTEENEEYLLGNLKFMQENGVKNLEKVDEFLQGLKEEALICVYFSKNGECLGVLTLKNTLKEGAKELIEDFKKQKIQSIILSGDNEKSVQGVANLLGIADFKAGLLPEEKLQIIKEHKQNSLFVGDGINDAAALNLASASMSFKEGSDLAKNAGDFILMKDDLRLISWCFKLANKTKNIIKLNLFWAFFYNILCIPVAAGFVPFITLSPHLAALAMCFSSLCVVLNSLRLRKV